The Alphaproteobacteria bacterium genome contains a region encoding:
- a CDS encoding amidohydrolase family protein has product MAQLLFRNFQLLEPEVGELQGGHELLVEGETVREVSGKPIRAQGAGVIDCGGRTLMPGLIDSHVHVTLSEVNFRYLEAIPLTLMTARAARLMLGMLNRGFTSVRDTGGADWGLKTAVDQGDIPGPRLFIAGAAIGPTGGHSDPRRRTDLFARCHCCDAMRFGMRQSDGVPEVLKSVREQMRQGADHIKIMMSGGVASPYDPLDSLQFSPEEVAAAVQEATAFGRYVCAHAYTPETMTRAAKHGVRVIEHGNLIDEPTAKLMAEKGMFMVANLVAYYAMKERAAEFGMTAESLQKNDLVIDGGLRSLEICKRAGVPVGYGTDLLGALQVEESREFLLRSEVLSPIEIIRQATTIGARIVRQEGRIGTLKAGAYADLIVVDGDPLKNLGLFQDQGKHLGAIMKGGKFHKNTLN; this is encoded by the coding sequence ATGGCGCAATTGCTGTTTCGGAATTTCCAGCTGCTCGAGCCCGAGGTCGGCGAACTTCAGGGCGGCCATGAGCTGCTCGTCGAAGGCGAGACCGTCAGGGAAGTCTCCGGGAAGCCGATCAGGGCGCAAGGCGCCGGCGTGATCGATTGCGGCGGGCGCACCCTGATGCCCGGGCTGATCGACAGCCATGTCCACGTCACGCTGAGCGAAGTGAACTTCCGGTATCTCGAAGCGATTCCGCTCACGCTGATGACCGCGCGGGCCGCGCGGCTGATGCTGGGGATGCTCAATCGCGGGTTCACCAGCGTACGGGACACCGGCGGCGCGGATTGGGGCCTCAAGACCGCCGTCGACCAGGGCGATATTCCGGGGCCGCGTCTGTTCATTGCCGGCGCCGCGATCGGGCCCACCGGCGGGCACAGCGATCCGCGGCGCCGCACGGACCTGTTCGCGCGCTGCCACTGTTGCGATGCGATGCGCTTCGGCATGCGCCAGTCGGATGGCGTGCCCGAGGTGCTCAAATCCGTGCGCGAGCAGATGCGCCAGGGCGCCGACCACATCAAGATCATGATGTCGGGCGGTGTCGCGTCGCCCTACGACCCGCTCGACAGCCTGCAGTTCTCGCCCGAGGAAGTCGCCGCCGCAGTCCAGGAAGCGACTGCGTTCGGCCGCTATGTTTGCGCTCATGCCTATACGCCCGAGACGATGACGCGCGCCGCGAAGCATGGTGTGCGCGTTATCGAGCACGGCAACCTGATCGACGAGCCGACCGCGAAGCTGATGGCCGAGAAGGGCATGTTCATGGTCGCGAACCTCGTCGCCTACTACGCCATGAAGGAGCGTGCCGCCGAATTCGGGATGACGGCGGAAAGCCTTCAGAAGAACGATCTGGTGATCGACGGCGGCCTGCGCTCGCTCGAGATCTGCAAACGGGCGGGCGTGCCGGTCGGCTACGGCACCGACCTGCTTGGCGCGCTGCAGGTGGAGGAGAGCCGTGAATTCCTGCTGCGCTCCGAAGTGTTGTCGCCGATCGAGATCATCCGGCAGGCGACGACGATCGGCGCGCGCATCGTGCGGCAGGAAGGCAGGATCGGCACGCTGAAAGCGGGCGCCTATGCGGATCTTATCGTGGTCGACGGCGATCCACTGAAGAACCTCGGTCTGTTCCAGGACCAGGGCAAGCATCTCGGCGCGATCATGAAGGGCGGCAAGTTCCACAAGAACACGCTGAACTGA
- a CDS encoding ABC transporter permease, whose translation MATIAQGRSVAVAKARRSIPVGRWVLNGAAAAALGFILLPLVLVTWLAFFRQEIPSFPPEGYSLQWFAAVPINKPFVNGFILSFEVGVTATIIGLALAVPASLAIARRRFTGRGLANSLLLMPLIVPGVVLGASIYVFQIEAEIATGLPLLGTTLGLIAAHALIVIPWTSRLVTASLSGFDPTIEEAAKNLGATPWTTFRRVTLPAIRPGIVAGALFGFVTSFGNLEMSLFLVGAGRTTLPIAILQYLEWKIDPTVAAVSVLQILLIGVAMIVTDRYVKIAQVV comes from the coding sequence ATGGCGACGATTGCCCAGGGACGATCCGTCGCTGTCGCGAAGGCGCGACGCAGCATTCCGGTCGGCCGCTGGGTGCTCAATGGTGCGGCTGCCGCCGCGCTCGGCTTCATCCTGCTGCCGCTTGTGCTGGTGACGTGGCTTGCATTCTTCCGGCAGGAGATCCCGTCGTTTCCGCCCGAGGGCTATTCGCTGCAGTGGTTCGCGGCGGTGCCTATCAACAAGCCATTCGTCAACGGGTTCATTCTCAGTTTCGAGGTTGGCGTTACGGCAACGATCATCGGGCTGGCGCTCGCGGTGCCGGCAAGCCTTGCCATCGCGCGGCGGCGCTTCACCGGCCGTGGCTTGGCCAATTCCCTGCTGCTGATGCCGCTGATCGTGCCGGGCGTTGTGCTCGGCGCCTCGATCTACGTGTTCCAGATCGAGGCCGAGATTGCGACAGGCCTGCCTTTGCTCGGCACCACGCTCGGGCTGATCGCCGCGCATGCGCTGATCGTGATCCCGTGGACATCGCGCCTCGTCACTGCGAGCCTTTCCGGTTTCGACCCGACCATCGAGGAAGCCGCAAAGAACCTCGGCGCCACGCCATGGACCACGTTCCGCCGCGTGACGCTTCCGGCGATCCGTCCCGGCATCGTCGCCGGTGCATTGTTCGGTTTCGTGACCTCGTTCGGCAACCTCGAAATGAGCCTGTTTCTCGTGGGCGCCGGGCGCACCACGCTGCCGATTGCAATCCTCCAGTATCTCGAATGGAAGATCGATCCGACGGTCGCGGCGGTGTCGGTGTTGCAGATCCTGCTGATCGGCGTCGCGATGATCGTGACCGACCGCTACGTGAAGATTGCCCAGGTCGTTTAG
- a CDS encoding ABC transporter ATP-binding protein, which translates to MARLELIDLSKRYGDHAVVAGVTLDVTDGEFLVLLGPSGCGKTTTLRMIAGLIEPSSGATRIGGTDVTWLPPWRRNTGMVFQSYALFPHMSVADNVAFGLEMRKLGKSEIETRTREALRLVRLEEFAERLPRQLSGGQQQRVALARALAIRPDVLLLDEPLSNLDAKLREEVRIEIRELQRQLRLTTIMVTHDQEEALTVADRLVVMADGEIRQIGTQRDLYEHPADRFVAGFVGRSTFLDGRVTALGQFETTGGLQLKCRDGAPGTASLLLRPERLHLGGADGMDNALPGKVEFSYLGAVLELHVRLSPADRVVVQLPNRGGRGAGCGRRGDGCLASRCRHGVCAETELKRKRRTEHDRQIYAAWRAWARCGCAGSARNSA; encoded by the coding sequence ATGGCCCGTCTGGAGCTGATCGACCTCTCGAAGCGCTATGGCGACCATGCGGTGGTCGCCGGTGTAACGCTCGATGTGACCGACGGGGAATTCCTCGTACTGCTTGGGCCGTCCGGTTGTGGCAAGACCACAACGCTTCGCATGATTGCCGGCCTGATCGAGCCAAGCAGTGGCGCTACGCGCATCGGCGGAACGGATGTGACCTGGCTGCCGCCGTGGCGGCGCAATACCGGAATGGTGTTCCAGAGCTACGCGCTGTTCCCGCATATGAGCGTCGCCGACAACGTTGCGTTCGGGCTGGAGATGCGCAAGCTCGGCAAATCCGAAATCGAGACGCGAACGCGCGAGGCATTGCGCCTCGTGCGGCTTGAAGAATTTGCCGAGCGGTTGCCGCGGCAGCTCTCCGGCGGACAGCAGCAGCGCGTGGCGCTGGCTCGCGCGCTTGCAATCCGGCCGGACGTGTTGCTGCTCGACGAGCCGCTGTCCAACCTCGACGCCAAGCTGCGCGAAGAGGTGCGCATCGAGATCCGCGAATTGCAGCGCCAGCTCCGCCTCACGACGATCATGGTCACGCACGACCAGGAGGAGGCGCTCACCGTCGCCGACCGCCTGGTAGTGATGGCTGACGGCGAAATCCGCCAGATCGGCACGCAGCGCGATCTCTACGAGCATCCGGCCGATCGCTTCGTCGCAGGCTTCGTCGGGCGCAGCACATTCCTCGACGGGCGGGTGACGGCCCTCGGGCAGTTCGAAACCACGGGCGGCCTGCAACTCAAATGCCGCGACGGCGCCCCCGGCACCGCGTCGCTGCTGCTGCGGCCTGAGCGGCTGCACCTTGGCGGCGCAGACGGGATGGACAATGCCCTGCCGGGCAAGGTCGAATTCTCGTATCTCGGCGCTGTACTGGAATTGCATGTGCGGTTATCGCCGGCCGACCGCGTCGTGGTGCAACTGCCGAACCGCGGGGGACGCGGCGCCGGATGTGGGAGACGAGGTGACGGTTGCCTGGCATCGCGATGCCGGCATGGTGTTTGCGCAGAAACAGAACTGAAACGAAAACGGAGGACGGAACATGACAGACAAATTTACGCGGCGTGGCGCGCTTGGGCTCGGTGTGGGTGCGCTGGCAGCGCCCGCAATTCTGCGTGA
- a CDS encoding extracellular solute-binding protein, whose translation MTDKFTRRGALGLGVGALAAPAILRDAHADGGRVVVGTWGGDYARLLSKNIEDPILKPKGYEVAQDQANDTARRSKVFAERRLPRGTSDIQGFSAAFMYEMNEAGACEQIDYSKLSNAKNIIRSMKYPYGVGHIYSGKVAVYNPKLIADAPKGFKDAFDPKHGNKIGIIDIQYQWVMAAAAMAAKGGKVTDYEGGKEVLLALKKAGARIYPTNEAFAQALKTEEIGIGIMWKARVVQWQNAGISVQSVAPVEGVPMYISGFVIPKNAPNKEGGYAYMNAMLEKSAQDNFAIDMGYNPTVTNAVVAPDLQQRIGFTPEEQSRLVDLDYSYIAKNDAAMKEWWDKVFKA comes from the coding sequence ATGACAGACAAATTTACGCGGCGTGGCGCGCTTGGGCTCGGTGTGGGTGCGCTGGCAGCGCCCGCAATTCTGCGTGACGCCCATGCCGATGGTGGGCGCGTGGTGGTCGGCACCTGGGGCGGTGATTATGCGCGGCTGCTTTCAAAAAACATCGAAGATCCGATCCTCAAGCCCAAGGGCTACGAGGTGGCGCAAGACCAGGCGAATGACACGGCCCGCCGCAGCAAGGTGTTCGCCGAACGGCGGCTGCCGCGCGGCACCTCCGACATTCAGGGCTTCTCGGCCGCCTTTATGTACGAGATGAATGAGGCCGGCGCATGCGAGCAGATCGACTACTCGAAGCTCTCTAACGCGAAGAACATCATCCGGTCGATGAAATACCCGTACGGGGTCGGCCACATCTACTCGGGCAAGGTTGCGGTCTACAATCCGAAGCTCATTGCCGATGCACCGAAGGGCTTCAAGGATGCGTTCGATCCAAAGCACGGCAACAAAATCGGCATCATCGACATCCAGTATCAGTGGGTGATGGCGGCTGCCGCAATGGCGGCTAAGGGCGGCAAGGTCACGGACTATGAAGGCGGCAAGGAGGTGCTGCTTGCGCTGAAGAAGGCCGGTGCGCGTATCTATCCCACCAACGAGGCGTTCGCTCAGGCGCTCAAGACCGAGGAAATCGGCATCGGCATCATGTGGAAGGCGCGCGTGGTGCAGTGGCAGAATGCCGGGATCAGCGTGCAGTCGGTCGCGCCGGTCGAGGGCGTGCCGATGTACATCTCCGGCTTCGTCATCCCGAAGAACGCGCCCAACAAGGAAGGCGGCTACGCCTACATGAACGCGATGCTCGAGAAGAGCGCGCAAGACAATTTCGCGATCGACATGGGCTACAATCCGACCGTCACCAATGCGGTTGTGGCCCCGGACTTGCAGCAGCGCATCGGCTTCACACCTGAAGAGCAGTCGCGCCTCGTCGATCTCGACTACAGCTATATCGCCAAAAACGACGCTGCCATGAAGGAATGGTGGGACAAGGTGTTCAAGGCTTGA
- a CDS encoding ABC transporter permease, producing MSSERSATLTAAGLAGPATIYVGLGILLPLAILFRYSLNAFVPGKFMVDALTAENYVKFFTDIYYYSVLTRTVRIALITTAICLAMGFPLAYVLARTQVRFKNLLIMLVVLPLFVGNAVRAAGWMVAFGNKGLINASLMGVGAITQPLEIMFTEAAVIIGITAVNLPFMVLTLQSVIEGIDRSVEEAAFNLGATPWQMARRVLLPLAMPGVLAGTILTFILSMNAYATPVLLGGPRFQMMGPLVYNQFIQQNNWPFGAAIAFILMTATLVLTLAANLVVQGRYRPSAA from the coding sequence TTGAGCTCCGAACGGAGTGCGACGCTCACAGCTGCGGGGCTCGCCGGCCCCGCGACGATCTATGTCGGTCTCGGCATCCTGCTGCCGCTCGCGATCCTGTTCCGGTACAGCCTGAATGCGTTCGTGCCCGGCAAGTTCATGGTCGACGCGTTGACGGCGGAGAACTACGTCAAGTTCTTCACCGACATCTACTACTATTCGGTGCTCACCCGCACGGTGCGCATTGCGCTGATCACCACCGCGATCTGCCTGGCGATGGGCTTTCCGCTCGCTTACGTGCTGGCGCGCACGCAGGTGCGCTTCAAGAACCTGCTGATCATGCTGGTGGTGCTGCCGCTGTTTGTCGGCAATGCGGTGCGCGCCGCCGGCTGGATGGTCGCGTTCGGCAACAAGGGGCTGATCAACGCGAGCCTGATGGGCGTAGGGGCAATCACGCAGCCGCTCGAGATCATGTTCACCGAGGCTGCCGTCATCATCGGCATCACGGCGGTGAATCTGCCGTTCATGGTGCTGACCTTGCAGAGCGTGATCGAAGGTATCGACCGGTCGGTCGAGGAGGCGGCCTTCAATCTGGGAGCAACGCCGTGGCAAATGGCGCGGCGGGTGCTGCTTCCGCTCGCGATGCCCGGCGTGCTCGCCGGCACCATCCTGACCTTCATCCTCTCGATGAACGCTTACGCGACGCCGGTGCTGCTCGGCGGCCCGCGATTCCAGATGATGGGGCCGCTCGTCTACAATCAGTTCATCCAGCAGAACAACTGGCCGTTCGGTGCCGCGATCGCCTTCATCCTGATGACGGCGACGCTCGTGCTCACGCTGGCCGCGAATCTGGTGGTGCAGGGCAGGTACCGGCCAAGCGCGGCTTGA
- a CDS encoding O-antigen ligase family protein, translated as MSAVSHTVEAAAAAPRLFRSVERLRGALLWLTGFAGAIVFMEPSPYEVASLLTIIVFAITGLALRPALMPLIVMLVLYNTGFSLAVIQVIDEPKTLTWVAVSWYLSTTAIFFAAMLGTNTAERLSLLMRGTVAAAAVSSIIAILSYFHLLGALSEWFLLYGRAHAAFNDPNVLGAFLILPAMLALQRVLNSRFGDAARASLLLALIAIAVLLTFSRAAWGQFALTAALVLFFTFVTSRSPNERMRIVLISIAGLVVMALVLMALLSTERVAELFKERASLEQSYDVGPLGRFGRHILGAELSLDRPFGIGPLQFHKTFVEDPHNTYLNAFLSGGWLSGFLYLTMVLTTALLGLRHVFVRAPWQATYIAVYCAFFGTVIESAIIDIDHWRHFFLLLGVIWGLMSVSHSAGRVRLPPAATLAPAHRAA; from the coding sequence ATGAGCGCAGTCAGTCATACTGTCGAAGCCGCGGCCGCCGCGCCACGCCTGTTCCGTTCAGTGGAGCGGCTGCGCGGCGCGCTGCTCTGGCTCACCGGATTTGCCGGCGCCATTGTCTTCATGGAGCCGAGCCCCTACGAGGTCGCCTCGCTCCTCACCATCATCGTGTTCGCCATCACCGGGCTCGCGCTGCGGCCGGCGCTGATGCCGCTGATCGTGATGCTGGTGCTCTACAACACCGGGTTCTCGCTTGCGGTCATTCAGGTGATCGATGAGCCGAAAACCCTCACCTGGGTCGCCGTCTCCTGGTATCTGTCCACGACCGCGATCTTCTTTGCCGCGATGCTCGGCACGAACACGGCCGAACGGCTCTCGCTGCTGATGCGCGGAACCGTGGCCGCGGCGGCGGTGTCGTCCATCATTGCGATCCTCTCGTATTTTCACCTGCTCGGGGCGCTCTCCGAGTGGTTCCTGCTCTACGGGCGCGCACACGCCGCCTTCAACGACCCGAACGTGCTCGGAGCGTTCCTGATCCTGCCGGCGATGCTCGCCCTGCAACGCGTGCTGAACAGCCGTTTCGGCGACGCCGCGCGCGCCTCGCTTCTTCTCGCCTTGATCGCGATTGCGGTCCTGCTGACGTTCTCGCGCGCAGCCTGGGGCCAGTTTGCGCTCACGGCGGCGCTGGTTCTGTTTTTCACCTTCGTCACCAGCCGCTCGCCGAACGAGCGCATGCGCATCGTTCTGATTTCGATCGCGGGCCTTGTCGTCATGGCCCTCGTGTTGATGGCGCTGTTGTCAACCGAGCGCGTTGCCGAGCTGTTCAAGGAACGAGCATCGCTGGAACAATCCTACGACGTCGGCCCGCTCGGCCGCTTCGGACGCCACATCCTTGGCGCGGAGCTTTCGCTCGACCGGCCGTTCGGCATCGGCCCGCTCCAGTTCCACAAGACCTTCGTCGAGGACCCGCACAATACCTATCTCAACGCTTTCCTGTCCGGTGGCTGGCTCTCCGGCTTCCTCTATCTCACCATGGTGCTGACCACCGCCCTGCTCGGCCTGCGGCACGTGTTCGTGCGCGCGCCGTGGCAGGCGACCTACATTGCGGTCTATTGCGCCTTCTTCGGAACCGTCATCGAAAGCGCGATCATCGACATCGACCACTGGCGCCACTTCTTCCTGCTGCTCGGCGTGATCTGGGGCCTGATGTCGGTCTCGCACTCCGCGGGCCGCGTTCGGCTGCCGCCGGCCGCGACCCTTGCACCGGCCCACCGGGCAGCGTAG
- a CDS encoding undecaprenyl-phosphate glucose phosphotransferase, giving the protein MAQAAPASVAGVRARPQLTPLAQLVAAQHIMPAFSPIVVAGMVRAAEFMLIAMIGIATYFGYVYNTYGHVFDWYYIATAFAVAALAMIAFQAADIYQVQAFRNPLSQCARLTVAWSIVFLVLVAIVFFAQLGGMYSRFWLSSFYGIGLFALYGSRLFLYGIVRRWTREGRLDRRAVVVGGGDPGEQLVTALERQRDSDVRLVGVFDDRGDDRAPTACAGLQKLGTVDDLVEFARRTRVDLVIFSLPISAEGRILQMLKKLWILPVDIRLSAHTNKLQFRPRSYSYIGSVPVLDVFDRPIADWDVVMKWLFDKIVGGLALLAALPVMAIVAIAIRLDSRGTVLFKQKRYGFNNELIEVFKFRSMYVEATDATAAKLVTKGDPRVTRVGRFIRKTSLDELPQLFNVVLKGNLSLVGPRPHAVHAKAVDRLYDEAVDGYFARHRVKPGITGWAQINGWRGETDNDEKIQRRVEHDLYYIENWSVLFDLYILAMTPFSLLKTENAY; this is encoded by the coding sequence ATGGCGCAAGCAGCGCCTGCTTCGGTGGCAGGCGTGCGCGCAAGGCCGCAACTCACCCCGCTCGCTCAGCTTGTCGCCGCGCAGCACATCATGCCGGCCTTCTCGCCCATCGTCGTTGCCGGAATGGTCCGCGCGGCAGAATTCATGCTGATCGCGATGATCGGCATCGCGACATATTTTGGTTATGTCTACAACACTTACGGTCATGTCTTCGACTGGTACTACATCGCGACCGCGTTCGCCGTGGCCGCGCTGGCGATGATCGCCTTCCAGGCGGCCGACATCTACCAGGTCCAGGCATTTCGCAATCCGCTCAGCCAATGCGCACGGCTCACCGTCGCCTGGTCGATCGTGTTCCTGGTGCTCGTCGCCATCGTGTTCTTCGCGCAGCTTGGGGGCATGTATTCGCGCTTCTGGCTCTCGAGCTTCTACGGCATCGGCCTGTTCGCGCTCTACGGATCGCGTCTCTTCCTCTACGGCATCGTGCGCCGCTGGACGCGCGAAGGCCGACTTGACCGCCGTGCCGTAGTGGTCGGCGGCGGCGATCCCGGCGAGCAGCTCGTGACAGCGCTGGAGCGCCAGCGCGATTCGGACGTACGCCTTGTCGGCGTGTTCGACGACCGCGGCGACGACCGGGCGCCAACCGCGTGCGCCGGCTTGCAGAAGCTCGGCACCGTCGATGATCTCGTTGAATTCGCGCGCCGCACCCGCGTCGACCTCGTGATCTTCTCGCTGCCGATCTCGGCCGAGGGCCGCATCCTGCAGATGCTCAAGAAGCTCTGGATCCTGCCGGTCGATATCCGCCTCTCGGCGCATACCAACAAGCTCCAGTTCCGCCCGCGCTCCTACTCCTACATCGGGTCCGTGCCGGTGCTCGACGTGTTCGACCGCCCGATCGCCGACTGGGACGTCGTGATGAAGTGGCTGTTCGACAAGATCGTCGGCGGCCTCGCGTTGCTCGCCGCGCTGCCGGTGATGGCGATCGTCGCGATCGCAATCCGCCTCGACAGCCGCGGAACGGTTTTGTTCAAGCAGAAGCGCTATGGCTTCAACAATGAGCTGATCGAGGTCTTCAAGTTCCGCTCGATGTATGTCGAGGCGACCGACGCCACCGCCGCGAAACTTGTCACCAAAGGCGACCCACGCGTCACGCGCGTCGGCCGCTTCATCCGCAAGACCTCGCTCGACGAGCTGCCGCAGCTGTTCAACGTCGTGCTCAAGGGCAATCTCTCGCTGGTCGGACCGCGTCCCCATGCGGTGCACGCCAAGGCCGTCGATCGCCTCTATGACGAGGCCGTGGACGGTTATTTCGCGCGCCATCGCGTCAAGCCGGGCATCACCGGCTGGGCGCAGATCAACGGCTGGCGCGGCGAAACCGACAACGACGAGAAGATCCAGCGCCGTGTCGAGCACGACCTCTATTACATCGAAAACTGGTCGGTGCTGTTCGACCTCTACATCCTGGCGATGACGCCGTTCTCGCTGCTGAAGACTGAAAACGCCTACTGA
- a CDS encoding glycosyltransferase family 4 protein, which translates to MVEGQPLKILHVLRSPVGGLFRHVIDLAGAQAARGHQIGIVADSSTGGARADAAFKSLEGQLALGLTRVPMSRHVGLSDLSAQRHVAQRARDTNADILHGHGAKGGAYARLCGGGAIRVYTPHGGSLHYGRGSPLGLLYLTLEQVLMRRTELFLFESRYGRDVFTAKIGTPAGLVRVVHNGVTAAEFAEITPQADASDIVFVGELRMLKGVDVLLDALAQLARERAVTATIVGDGPDAVQFRTQAERLGLSPTARFLPPMPARDAFRLGRLFVAPSRAESLPYIVLEAAAAAVPMITTNVGGIPEIFGAQAANLVPPGDATALARSIAAALGEPARLRNEALTLCARVQAEFSAGVMAENVLAAYSEALAKFRAQTN; encoded by the coding sequence GTGGTTGAGGGGCAGCCCCTCAAGATTCTTCACGTCCTGCGCTCTCCGGTCGGCGGGCTGTTTCGCCACGTGATCGACCTCGCGGGCGCGCAGGCGGCGCGCGGACACCAGATCGGCATCGTGGCGGATTCCTCGACCGGCGGTGCACGCGCCGATGCGGCGTTCAAATCGCTCGAAGGTCAGCTTGCGCTCGGACTAACGCGCGTCCCAATGAGCCGGCACGTGGGATTGAGCGATCTTTCGGCGCAGCGCCATGTGGCGCAGCGCGCGCGCGACACGAACGCCGATATCCTGCACGGGCACGGCGCCAAGGGCGGCGCCTACGCACGGCTCTGCGGCGGCGGCGCCATCCGGGTCTATACGCCGCACGGCGGCAGCCTTCACTACGGCCGCGGCTCACCGCTCGGCCTCCTCTACCTCACGCTCGAACAGGTGCTGATGCGGCGCACCGAGCTGTTCCTGTTCGAGAGCCGCTACGGGCGCGACGTGTTCACCGCCAAGATCGGCACGCCGGCCGGGCTTGTCCGCGTGGTGCACAACGGTGTGACGGCGGCTGAATTTGCCGAAATCACGCCACAGGCTGACGCGAGCGATATCGTCTTTGTCGGTGAACTGCGCATGCTGAAGGGCGTCGACGTGCTGCTCGACGCTCTGGCGCAGCTCGCTCGCGAGCGCGCGGTCACAGCGACCATCGTCGGGGATGGCCCGGACGCCGTGCAGTTTCGGACTCAGGCGGAACGGCTCGGGCTCTCGCCCACTGCCCGCTTCCTTCCGCCGATGCCGGCGCGCGACGCCTTCAGGCTTGGACGGCTGTTCGTTGCACCGTCACGCGCCGAGTCGCTCCCCTACATCGTGCTGGAGGCCGCCGCGGCCGCGGTTCCAATGATCACCACGAACGTCGGCGGGATACCGGAAATCTTCGGAGCGCAGGCCGCGAACCTCGTTCCGCCCGGCGATGCGACAGCCCTCGCGCGTTCAATCGCCGCCGCGCTCGGCGAACCCGCGCGCCTGCGTAACGAAGCGTTAACCCTGTGCGCCCGCGTGCAGGCGGAATTCTCCGCCGGGGTGATGGCCGAGAATGTGCTCGCGGCATACAGCGAGGCACTTGCCAAGTTCCGCGCGCAAACAAATTGA
- a CDS encoding polysaccharide biosynthesis/export family protein codes for MSTLAAVALAGCMQTGGPGPFSRDAPPLWQQNFTLPAMLQPAPVRGIQPAVVAQPVVVAQPLGAPMAPQPIMPQVVAMGPDETGYALDSGDKLRVVVFGQDGLSASYSVDTSGSITMPLIGAVPARGRTPAQLQAAIGARLRQGFVREPHVAVEVEAYRPFFILGEVTLPGQYPYVANMTVETAVAIAGGYTPRAQKQRLEISRQMNGLTEKQVVSPNYPVRPGDTIKVAERWF; via the coding sequence ATGTCGACGCTCGCGGCCGTTGCGCTTGCGGGCTGCATGCAAACGGGCGGGCCGGGGCCCTTCTCGCGGGATGCTCCGCCGCTTTGGCAGCAGAACTTCACGCTGCCCGCGATGCTGCAGCCTGCGCCGGTGCGTGGCATTCAGCCCGCTGTCGTCGCTCAGCCTGTCGTGGTGGCGCAACCGCTCGGCGCGCCAATGGCGCCACAACCCATCATGCCGCAGGTCGTCGCGATGGGACCGGACGAGACTGGGTACGCGCTCGATTCCGGCGACAAACTCCGCGTCGTGGTATTCGGACAAGACGGCTTGAGCGCCTCCTATTCGGTCGATACCAGCGGCAGCATCACGATGCCCCTGATCGGCGCGGTGCCGGCGCGTGGCCGTACGCCCGCCCAACTCCAGGCTGCGATCGGCGCACGGCTGCGCCAAGGATTTGTGCGCGAGCCACATGTGGCGGTCGAAGTCGAGGCCTACCGGCCGTTCTTCATCCTGGGCGAGGTCACCCTGCCCGGCCAGTATCCATACGTGGCGAACATGACGGTCGAGACCGCGGTCGCGATCGCGGGCGGCTACACGCCGCGTGCACAAAAGCAGCGGCTCGAGATCAGCCGGCAGATGAACGGCTTGACCGAGAAACAGGTGGTGTCGCCCAACTATCCGGTCCGCCCCGGCGACACCATCAAGGTCGCCGAACGCTGGTTCTAG